The following DNA comes from Streptomyces sp. NBC_00273.
CCGGTCAGAGCGTGCTCGTCCTCGGCGCCTCGGGCGGCGTGGGCAGTTTCGCCGTACAGGTGGCCAAGGCCTACGGCGCCCACGTCACCGGAGTGTGCAGCACCGCCAAGGCCGACCTGGTCCGCTCACTCGGTGCCGACGAGGTCCTCGACTACACCCAGCAGGACCCCGTCGACGGCACCCGCCGCTACGACGTGATCCTGGACATCGCGGGGAACCGGCCCATCGCCCGGCTGCGCCGCGCCCTCACCCCCCGCGGGACCCTCGTCATCGTCGGCGGGGAAGGCGGCGGCAAGTGGATCGGCGGCAACCAGCGGCAGCTGGGCGCGATGCTGCTGACGCCCTTCGTCGGCCACCGGCTGCGCGCGCACGGCACCCTGGTGCGCCAGCGCGACCTCGAAGCCCTCACGGAGCTCATCGAGGCCGGCTCGGTGACGCCCGCCGTCGACCGGACCTACCCGCTGGCCGAGTTGCCCGACGCCATTCGCCGCCTGCGGGACGGCCAGGTGCGCGGCAAGATCGCCGTCCGGCTATGAGGCGTCCAGCCTGATGCGGGCGGCGACCGGAAGGTGGTCGCTGCCGGTGGCGGGCAGCGACCACACCTCGGCAGCGGTCGCCGAGCGGGTGAGGACCTGGTCGATCCGGGCGACCGGGACGGCCGCGGGCCAGCTCAGGGCGAGCCCCCGCCGCGGCGCGCTCAACCGGGAGGTCAGCGGGGCGAGCCCCCGGTCGTCCACCGTGCTGTTGAGGTCACCCAGCAGGATCACCCGCTCCAGCGGCTCGGCGGCGACGGCCGCGCCCAGCAGCCGCGCGCTCTCGTCCCGCGGGCCG
Coding sequences within:
- a CDS encoding NAD(P)-dependent alcohol dehydrogenase, whose protein sequence is MKAMVQDVYGSPEVLRIEEMDRPVPGPGEVLLRVHAAGVDQGVWHLMAGLPYAVRAVSGLRRPRTRVRGLDVAGVVEAVGPDVTRFREGDEVYGNCTGSFAEYARAKEKALAPKPASLSFEQAATVPVSACTALGAVRDSGRVKAGQSVLVLGASGGVGSFAVQVAKAYGAHVTGVCSTAKADLVRSLGADEVLDYTQQDPVDGTRRYDVILDIAGNRPIARLRRALTPRGTLVIVGGEGGGKWIGGNQRQLGAMLLTPFVGHRLRAHGTLVRQRDLEALTELIEAGSVTPAVDRTYPLAELPDAIRRLRDGQVRGKIAVRL